A window of the Pseudomonas furukawaii genome harbors these coding sequences:
- a CDS encoding DUF805 domain-containing protein: MTEARYKIIFDGEPMPGVALETVKDNLARLFKSDASRIESLFGGRSVALKRDLLEAEADKYLAALLKAGAKVRKEQDSSSGLSLLATDDHPDPAAPASAQDDYQTMDCPKCGHTQPKSAECQACGVIIEKYLARQAQLADEAVQASTTIGTVGEPASPYAPPQAQVGESLPEFGELKVFSLQGRIGRLRYLAWSTVMMLAFLPIGILIFSSSVLSETVAAIVTVLVSLAVIAVSVCMGVQRVHDMGWSGWLWLLNFVPVIGWVFSLLMLFMPGTAGANRYGPPPPPNSRAVKVLACLFLVPIMGIIAAIAIPAYQDYVMRAQLESPASFEAPAEMPAIQDQSAQ, translated from the coding sequence ATGACCGAAGCCCGCTACAAGATCATCTTCGACGGCGAACCCATGCCCGGTGTGGCCCTGGAGACCGTCAAGGACAACCTGGCGCGCCTTTTCAAGAGCGACGCCAGCCGCATCGAGAGCCTGTTCGGCGGCCGCAGCGTCGCCCTGAAGCGCGACCTGCTGGAAGCGGAGGCCGACAAGTACCTCGCCGCCCTGCTGAAGGCCGGCGCCAAGGTGCGAAAGGAGCAGGACAGCTCCAGCGGTCTCAGCCTGTTGGCCACTGACGACCATCCTGATCCCGCAGCGCCCGCGAGCGCGCAGGACGATTACCAGACCATGGACTGCCCCAAGTGCGGCCACACGCAACCCAAGTCGGCCGAGTGCCAGGCCTGCGGCGTCATCATCGAGAAGTACCTGGCCCGCCAGGCCCAACTGGCCGACGAAGCCGTACAGGCGTCGACCACCATCGGCACTGTCGGCGAGCCCGCGTCTCCCTATGCGCCGCCCCAGGCCCAGGTGGGGGAGTCGTTGCCCGAGTTCGGCGAGCTCAAGGTGTTCAGTCTGCAGGGCCGTATCGGCCGGCTCCGCTACCTGGCCTGGAGCACCGTGATGATGCTGGCGTTCCTGCCCATCGGCATCCTCATCTTCAGCAGTTCGGTGCTATCGGAAACCGTCGCCGCCATCGTCACCGTCCTGGTCAGCCTCGCCGTGATCGCCGTCAGCGTCTGCATGGGCGTCCAGCGGGTCCACGATATGGGCTGGTCAGGCTGGCTCTGGCTGCTCAATTTCGTCCCCGTCATCGGCTGGGTGTTCTCCCTGCTGATGCTGTTCATGCCCGGTACAGCCGGCGCCAATCGCTACGGCCCACCCCCGCCGCCCAACAGCCGCGCGGTAAAGGTCCTGGCCTGCCTGTTCCTCGTGCCGATAATGGGTATCATCGCCGCCATTGCGATTCCGGCCTACCAGGACTACGTCATGCGTGCCCAGTTGGAGAGTCCCGCCAGCTTCGAGGCGCCTGCCGAAATGCCCGCCATCCAGGACCAGTCCGCACAGTAA
- a CDS encoding NAD(P)H-dependent flavin oxidoreductase — protein sequence MSLPALLDQRLRLPLVAAPMFLVSTPQLVLACSNSGIVGSFPALNQRESSGFRDWLDEIEAGLTAEAAPFAVNLIVHPSNPRLQADLAICVEKRVPIVITSLGAVKEVVDAVHSYGGLVFHDVTTRRHAEKAAEAGVDGLIAVAAGAGGHAGTWSPFALVAEIRQFFDRTLLLAGCLNHGHEVFAAQMLGVDLAYLGTRFIATRESAADDAYKQMILDARAADIVHTPAVSGVPASFMRQSLEAAGYDLKRLTDKADINYGEKLKPISDEAKAWKTVWSAGQGVGGIDDLPTVRELVARLDREYRVARENAGQLGQRWPR from the coding sequence ATGTCCCTGCCCGCCCTGCTCGACCAGCGCCTCCGCCTGCCCCTGGTGGCGGCGCCGATGTTCCTGGTGTCCACTCCACAACTGGTGCTGGCCTGCAGCAACAGTGGCATCGTCGGCAGTTTCCCCGCCTTGAACCAGCGAGAAAGCAGTGGCTTCCGTGACTGGCTGGACGAGATAGAAGCCGGCCTGACCGCCGAGGCCGCACCGTTCGCGGTGAACCTCATCGTCCACCCGAGCAACCCCCGCCTGCAGGCGGACCTCGCCATCTGCGTCGAGAAGCGCGTCCCCATCGTCATCACCAGCCTGGGGGCCGTGAAGGAAGTGGTGGATGCGGTGCACAGCTATGGCGGCCTGGTGTTCCATGACGTCACCACCCGGCGCCATGCCGAGAAGGCGGCCGAGGCGGGCGTCGACGGACTGATCGCCGTCGCCGCGGGCGCGGGTGGCCACGCCGGGACCTGGAGCCCCTTTGCGCTGGTTGCGGAGATCCGCCAGTTCTTCGACAGGACCCTGTTGCTGGCGGGCTGCCTCAACCACGGGCACGAGGTCTTCGCCGCCCAGATGCTCGGGGTCGACCTGGCCTACCTGGGCACCCGCTTCATCGCCACCCGAGAAAGCGCCGCCGATGATGCCTACAAGCAGATGATCCTCGACGCAAGGGCCGCCGACATCGTCCACACGCCGGCCGTTTCGGGCGTACCGGCCAGTTTCATGCGCCAGAGCCTCGAGGCGGCGGGCTACGACCTCAAGCGTCTCACCGACAAGGCCGACATCAACTACGGCGAGAAACTGAAGCCTATCAGCGACGAGGCCAAGGCCTGGAAAACCGTCTGGTCCGCTGGACAGGGAGTGGGCGGCATCGATGACCTGCCGACCGTGCGGGAACTGGTGGCGCGGCTCGATCGCGAGTACCGCGTCGCACGGGAAAACGCGGGGCAACTGGGGCAACGCTGGCCACGCTGA
- the hemJ gene encoding protoporphyrinogen oxidase HemJ, which yields MLYLWLKALHIVAIVCWFAGLFYLPRLFVYHAMAEDSPSRERFKIMERKLYRGIMGPSMIATLVFGLWMLYLNPAWFSQGWLHAKLTLVVLLIGYHHACGSLLKRFARDENRRGHVFFRWFNEVPVLFLIAIVVLVVVKPF from the coding sequence ATGCTCTACCTCTGGCTCAAGGCCCTGCACATCGTCGCCATCGTCTGCTGGTTCGCCGGCCTGTTCTACCTGCCCCGCCTCTTCGTCTATCACGCCATGGCCGAGGACTCGCCCAGTCGCGAGCGCTTCAAGATCATGGAGCGCAAGCTCTACCGCGGCATCATGGGCCCTTCCATGATTGCCACCCTGGTCTTCGGCCTCTGGATGCTCTACCTCAATCCCGCCTGGTTCAGCCAGGGCTGGCTCCACGCCAAACTCACGCTGGTTGTGCTGCTGATCGGTTACCACCACGCCTGCGGCAGCCTGCTCAAGCGCTTCGCCCGCGACGAAAACCGGCGGGGCCATGTGTTCTTTCGCTGGTTCAATGAAGTCCCGGTGCTGTTCCTGATCGCCATCGTCGTTCTGGTGGTGGTCAAACCCTTCTGA
- the argC gene encoding N-acetyl-gamma-glutamyl-phosphate reductase, protein MVKVGIVGGTGYTGVELLRLLAQHPQAEVAVITSRSEAGVKVADMYPNLRGHYDNLSFSVPDVATLGGCDVVFFATPHGVAHALAGELLDAGTRVIDLSADFRLQDAEEWAKWYGQPHGAPALLPEAVYGLPEVNRESIKGARLIAVPGCYPTAAQLGFIPLLEAGLADTSRLIADCKSGVSGAGRGAKVGSLFCEAGESMMAYSVKGHRHLPEISQGLRRAAGGDVGLTFVPHLTPMIRGIHATLYANVADKGVDLQALFEKRYANEPFVDVMPAGSHPETRSVRGANVCRIAVHRPQGGDLVVVLSVIDNLVKGASGQAVQNLNIMFGLEERLGLSHAALLP, encoded by the coding sequence ATGGTCAAGGTCGGAATAGTCGGCGGTACGGGCTACACCGGTGTCGAGCTGCTGCGTCTGCTGGCTCAGCATCCGCAGGCTGAAGTGGCGGTTATCACCTCGCGATCCGAGGCCGGCGTGAAAGTGGCCGACATGTATCCGAACCTCCGTGGCCATTACGACAACCTGTCCTTCAGTGTTCCCGATGTGGCCACCCTGGGTGGTTGCGATGTGGTGTTCTTCGCCACTCCCCACGGCGTCGCTCATGCCCTGGCAGGCGAGCTGCTCGATGCGGGTACGCGGGTGATCGACCTGTCGGCGGACTTCCGCCTGCAGGATGCCGAGGAATGGGCCAAATGGTACGGCCAGCCCCACGGCGCCCCTGCGCTGCTGCCGGAAGCCGTCTACGGCCTGCCGGAAGTGAATCGCGAGTCCATCAAGGGCGCGCGGCTGATCGCAGTGCCGGGCTGCTACCCCACGGCGGCGCAACTGGGCTTTATCCCGCTGCTGGAGGCCGGTCTGGCCGATACGTCCCGACTGATCGCCGACTGCAAGTCCGGCGTCAGCGGCGCTGGTCGTGGTGCCAAGGTAGGGTCGCTGTTCTGCGAGGCGGGCGAGAGCATGATGGCCTACTCGGTGAAGGGGCATCGCCATTTGCCGGAGATCAGCCAGGGGCTGCGCCGTGCAGCGGGCGGCGACGTCGGGTTGACCTTCGTGCCGCACCTGACGCCGATGATCCGTGGCATCCACGCCACGCTGTACGCGAACGTGGCGGACAAGGGCGTCGACCTCCAGGCCCTGTTCGAGAAGCGTTATGCCAATGAGCCCTTCGTGGATGTGATGCCGGCGGGCAGCCATCCGGAAACCCGCAGCGTGCGGGGCGCCAACGTCTGCCGTATCGCGGTCCATCGTCCGCAAGGCGGTGATCTGGTGGTGGTGCTGTCGGTGATCGACAACCTGGTTAAGGGTGCGTCCGGCCAGGCTGTGCAGAACCTGAACATCATGTTCGGTCTTGAGGAGCGCCTG